In the Gymnodinialimonas sp. 202GB13-11 genome, one interval contains:
- a CDS encoding flavin-containing monooxygenase translates to MSESIDTLVVGAGQAGIAASAHLSRHAIPHLVLEKDRVAESWRTRRWDSLVANGPAWHDCFPGMRFPTSGPDAFPDKEEVATALETFAQTHSAPIRTGVDVKLLKRATGRSGFVVETSQGVFQAENVISATGAFQHPVFPSLIPESAGVVQMHSASYRNPDQLADGAVLVVGAGSSGGQIADELQRAGRKVYLCVGPHDRPPRAYRGRDYCWWLGVLGLWDIPAKAPGTEHVTISVSGARGGETVDFRWLAHRGMTLLGRASGYQDGRLLLDDDLRDNLAAGDANYLDMLAQADAYIAKFGLDLPEEPEAHLLPDDPVCVTDPIRELDLAEAGISTVLWATGYRQDFSWINLPDAFDATGAPLHQRGVSPEPGLYYLGLPWQSRRGSTFIWGVWHDAAYVADQIEIQRNYREYRPASA, encoded by the coding sequence ATGAGCGAATCCATCGACACCCTCGTAGTTGGCGCAGGCCAGGCCGGGATCGCGGCCAGCGCCCATCTTTCGCGCCACGCTATCCCGCATTTGGTCCTGGAAAAAGACCGGGTGGCGGAAAGCTGGCGCACGCGTCGCTGGGATTCGCTCGTCGCAAATGGACCGGCCTGGCATGATTGTTTCCCCGGCATGCGCTTTCCAACCTCTGGTCCCGATGCGTTCCCCGACAAAGAAGAGGTTGCCACAGCGTTGGAGACCTTTGCACAGACCCATAGTGCGCCAATCAGAACCGGCGTTGATGTGAAGTTGCTAAAACGTGCGACAGGGCGTTCGGGCTTTGTCGTTGAAACCTCGCAGGGCGTGTTCCAGGCGGAGAACGTCATTTCCGCGACCGGCGCGTTCCAACATCCTGTTTTCCCATCGCTGATCCCTGAGAGTGCCGGGGTAGTGCAGATGCATTCCGCCTCATACCGCAATCCGGATCAGCTTGCCGACGGCGCCGTGCTTGTCGTTGGTGCGGGGTCATCTGGCGGACAGATCGCCGATGAACTGCAACGGGCAGGGCGCAAGGTTTACCTTTGTGTTGGTCCGCACGACCGCCCGCCACGCGCCTATCGGGGCAGGGATTATTGCTGGTGGCTCGGCGTGTTGGGCCTGTGGGACATCCCGGCCAAAGCGCCGGGCACGGAGCACGTTACGATATCGGTCAGCGGCGCCCGCGGCGGCGAAACTGTGGATTTCCGGTGGCTGGCCCATCGAGGCATGACCTTGCTCGGCCGGGCGTCCGGTTATCAGGATGGCCGATTGCTGCTGGATGATGACCTAAGAGACAACCTAGCAGCCGGTGATGCGAACTATCTTGATATGTTGGCGCAAGCCGACGCGTATATCGCGAAGTTTGGCCTCGACCTGCCGGAAGAGCCCGAGGCGCATCTTTTGCCCGATGATCCTGTCTGCGTGACCGATCCCATTCGAGAGCTGGATTTGGCCGAGGCGGGCATTTCAACGGTCCTTTGGGCAACGGGCTACCGACAGGACTTTTCCTGGATTAATCTTCCTGATGCGTTTGATGCCACTGGCGCGCCGCTGCACCAGCGTGGCGTTTCGCCTGAACCTGGCCTCTATTATCTTGGTCTTCCCTGGCAATCGCGCCGCGG
- a CDS encoding sulfite exporter TauE/SafE family protein translates to MTPETILFLIAGACAGGFINGLSGTGTALFALGFYLVVLDPVTAVAIVALMSVVAGIQGLWVVRHAILDHPNRLLRFALPGLVGVPIGVWLLSGLDTSVLRLGVAAFLILYGSYFAFRKALPAFSRPTPVLDSLIGGIGGLLGGAAGMSGALPSMWMSLRPWTKFETRAVLQPFNMVMLVTTVVLLYLRGGYDSALPALAITIPGGLLAAQVGIFVFKRLSDTGFRRILILLCLAMGIGVLLSEIL, encoded by the coding sequence ATGACGCCTGAAACCATCCTGTTCCTCATCGCTGGCGCATGTGCGGGCGGGTTCATCAACGGGCTGTCAGGTACAGGCACAGCCTTGTTTGCATTGGGCTTCTACCTTGTCGTGCTGGACCCAGTCACTGCCGTGGCCATTGTCGCGCTGATGTCGGTGGTCGCTGGCATCCAGGGCCTTTGGGTCGTGCGCCACGCCATCCTGGATCATCCCAATCGGCTGCTTCGGTTCGCCTTGCCCGGTCTGGTCGGCGTGCCCATTGGCGTTTGGCTACTCAGCGGTCTGGACACCAGCGTTTTGCGCCTCGGGGTGGCTGCGTTCCTGATCCTCTACGGCAGCTATTTCGCCTTTCGTAAAGCCTTGCCCGCCTTCTCGCGCCCTACCCCTGTGCTGGACAGTCTGATCGGTGGCATCGGCGGTCTGCTTGGCGGGGCCGCCGGCATGTCGGGTGCCCTGCCGTCGATGTGGATGTCGCTGCGCCCATGGACGAAGTTCGAAACCCGCGCCGTTTTGCAACCGTTCAACATGGTAATGCTCGTGACAACAGTGGTCTTGCTGTACCTGCGAGGCGGCTATGACAGCGCGCTACCGGCACTGGCAATCACAATCCCAGGCGGGTTGCTTGCGGCGCAAGTTGGCATCTTCGTTTTCAAACGGCTCAGCGACACCGGCTTTCGGCGCATCCTGATCCTGCTTTGCCTTGCCATGGGGATCGGCGTGTTGTTGAGCGAAATCCTCTAG
- a CDS encoding ABC transporter ATP-binding protein has protein sequence MNEKPKFDKSTNFSSHAPAFLSVWEIDAYYDESYIVQHVSFNVHEGEILALLGRNGAGKTSTLRTIARVDDPELRHGEIWLDHQPLHNMKSHQAAGAGIGLVPEDRRIIPGLTVEENLKLAQIAPPIGWSFERLYELFPRLGERRKQEGVTLSGGEQQMLAIARALARDVKVLLLDEPYEGLAPVIVQEIAKTLDVIREQGITTIIVEQNAVAALNLADRAVILDTGSVVFDGSAKEVLDNKELREEYLAI, from the coding sequence ATGAACGAGAAGCCGAAGTTCGACAAGTCGACCAACTTTTCCTCTCACGCCCCGGCCTTTCTTTCGGTCTGGGAAATCGACGCCTATTACGACGAAAGCTACATCGTCCAGCACGTGTCGTTTAACGTGCATGAAGGCGAAATCCTTGCCCTTCTGGGCCGGAATGGCGCCGGCAAAACCTCGACCTTGCGCACCATTGCACGGGTGGATGACCCTGAGTTGAGGCACGGTGAGATCTGGCTGGATCACCAGCCCCTGCACAACATGAAAAGCCATCAGGCCGCAGGCGCAGGCATCGGATTGGTGCCCGAAGACCGCCGCATCATCCCCGGCCTGACGGTCGAGGAAAACTTGAAGCTCGCCCAAATCGCCCCGCCCATCGGCTGGTCGTTTGAGCGCCTGTATGAGCTGTTCCCCCGCCTCGGCGAACGTCGCAAGCAAGAAGGCGTGACGCTGTCGGGAGGTGAGCAACAGATGCTGGCGATTGCGCGCGCTTTGGCCCGGGACGTGAAGGTCCTGCTTCTGGATGAGCCTTATGAGGGCCTCGCCCCCGTCATCGTCCAGGAAATCGCCAAGACGCTGGACGTGATCCGCGAACAGGGCATCACCACGATCATCGTGGAGCAGAATGCCGTGGCGGCCCTGAACCTCGCCGACCGCGCCGTCATCCTCGATACCGGTAGTGTCGTCTTTGACGGATCAGCCAAGGAAGTGCTCGACAACAAGGAATTGCGCGAGGAATACCTCGCGATCTGA
- a CDS encoding substrate-binding protein, giving the protein MSFSKVSRRGVMKAGAATGVALATPTLFTGAVWADGHTGFTNAPGEGSVTLGFNVPQTGAYADEGADELRAYQLAVQHLNGEGDGGMLNTFSERNLDGTGILGRRVEFVTGDTQTNSDAARASARSMIERDGAIMITGGSSSGVAVAVQGLCQDAGVIFMAGLTHANDTTGKDRRANGFRHFFNTEMTGRALAPILEGLYGADRKAYHLTADYNWGWSQERSIRAYTEGLGWETVNSVLTPVGAGDFSSYLTPVANSGADVLILNHYGGDMVNSLTQAVQFGLRDMQANGVDFAVVVPLFSRLMAQGAGSAIANIHGSTNWHWSLSDEGSQAFTRSFGTEYGFPPSQAAHTCYVQTLLYADAVQRAGSFNPCAVVEALEGFEFDGLGNGPTLYRADDHQCFKDVLVVRGKENPENEYDLLEVVEVTPRDAVTYAVDHPDFVEGQLGSCNPGA; this is encoded by the coding sequence ATGAGTTTTTCGAAAGTCTCGCGTCGCGGGGTCATGAAGGCTGGCGCGGCAACTGGTGTTGCTTTGGCCACGCCAACGCTGTTCACCGGTGCAGTTTGGGCCGATGGCCATACCGGTTTCACCAACGCTCCAGGCGAAGGATCGGTCACACTCGGGTTCAACGTGCCCCAGACCGGCGCCTATGCAGATGAGGGTGCGGACGAGCTGCGCGCCTACCAGCTGGCGGTTCAGCATCTGAACGGCGAAGGCGACGGTGGCATGCTGAACACCTTCTCCGAGCGCAACCTCGACGGCACCGGCATTCTTGGCCGCCGCGTTGAGTTCGTGACCGGTGATACCCAAACCAACTCTGACGCCGCACGTGCATCTGCACGTTCGATGATCGAACGCGATGGCGCCATCATGATCACCGGCGGTTCGTCGTCCGGTGTGGCTGTGGCCGTTCAGGGCCTCTGCCAGGATGCGGGCGTGATCTTCATGGCGGGTCTGACCCACGCCAATGACACGACCGGTAAGGACCGCCGCGCAAACGGCTTCCGTCACTTCTTCAACACGGAGATGACGGGTCGCGCCCTCGCGCCGATTCTGGAAGGCCTCTATGGTGCTGACCGTAAAGCCTACCACCTGACCGCCGACTATAACTGGGGCTGGAGCCAGGAGCGGTCGATCCGCGCCTACACCGAAGGCCTCGGCTGGGAGACCGTAAACTCGGTCCTGACGCCTGTGGGCGCGGGCGACTTCTCGTCCTACCTGACACCGGTTGCAAACTCCGGCGCGGACGTGCTGATCCTGAACCACTACGGTGGCGACATGGTGAACTCGCTCACGCAAGCCGTGCAGTTTGGTCTGCGCGACATGCAGGCAAACGGTGTGGACTTTGCCGTTGTGGTTCCGCTGTTCTCGCGCCTGATGGCGCAGGGTGCAGGCTCCGCAATTGCCAACATCCACGGTTCCACCAACTGGCACTGGTCGCTCAGCGACGAAGGCTCGCAGGCTTTCACCCGCTCCTTCGGCACCGAGTACGGCTTCCCGCCGTCGCAGGCCGCACACACGTGCTACGTGCAAACCCTGCTTTATGCAGACGCCGTACAGCGTGCAGGCAGCTTCAACCCCTGTGCGGTTGTCGAAGCCCTCGAAGGGTTCGAGTTCGACGGTCTGGGCAACGGCCCGACCCTCTACCGTGCCGACGACCACCAGTGCTTCAAAGACGTGCTGGTCGTGCGTGGTAAAGAGAACCCCGAGAACGAGTATGACCTTCTGGAAGTTGTGGAAGTCACGCCGCGTGACGCAGTCACCTACGCGGTTGACCACCCTGACTTCGTCGAAGGCCAGCTCGGCTCCTGCAACCCGGGCGCGTAA
- a CDS encoding fumarate hydratase — protein MIPIKLIQETAETLMDKAAIEIPQDYLDGLKKAAQTEDGDLSSFVLKAMLDNYEAAKEDRRAMCGDTGVPRWFVKMGNEARVEGGMVALEAALRRATASATNGVPLRPNRVHPLWRTDHDNNVGIGAPEIEYGFEPEGEWVDLITVHKGGLFGTDYRMLFPSDGIQGIKRFYLDSLMAFGKRGLACQPAIIGIGLGGSKDTCMVLGKRASILRTVGSRNSDPRIAEMEDEFKELGNSIGMGAMGFVGKNMVIDCNIEVGYCHTGGMPMSVHAFCLSSRRAVARIHADGRVEHRTDPDWFTDYQRRETVEWEPVREAAE, from the coding sequence ATGATACCGATCAAGCTGATACAAGAGACGGCTGAAACCCTTATGGACAAGGCGGCAATCGAGATCCCTCAGGATTACCTCGACGGCTTGAAGAAGGCGGCTCAGACCGAAGATGGCGACCTGTCGTCGTTCGTGTTGAAAGCGATGCTCGACAATTACGAAGCCGCCAAGGAAGACCGACGCGCGATGTGTGGGGATACCGGCGTGCCGCGTTGGTTTGTGAAGATGGGAAATGAGGCGCGCGTTGAAGGCGGCATGGTGGCACTTGAGGCGGCGTTGCGGCGGGCAACGGCGAGCGCCACGAATGGTGTTCCGCTGCGGCCCAATCGTGTGCATCCGCTGTGGCGCACGGACCATGACAACAATGTCGGCATCGGCGCGCCCGAGATCGAATATGGGTTCGAGCCCGAAGGGGAGTGGGTTGATCTGATCACCGTGCATAAAGGTGGGCTTTTTGGCACCGACTACCGGATGCTGTTTCCCTCCGATGGCATTCAAGGGATCAAACGGTTCTACCTCGACAGCCTTATGGCGTTCGGTAAGCGTGGCCTTGCGTGCCAGCCTGCTATCATTGGGATCGGTCTGGGTGGGTCCAAGGATACCTGCATGGTGCTTGGAAAACGGGCCTCGATCCTGCGCACCGTGGGCAGCCGAAACTCCGATCCGCGCATTGCCGAGATGGAGGATGAGTTCAAGGAACTCGGAAATTCCATCGGCATGGGCGCCATGGGATTTGTAGGCAAAAACATGGTGATAGACTGCAATATTGAAGTGGGTTACTGCCATACAGGCGGGATGCCGATGAGCGTTCATGCCTTCTGCCTATCGTCCCGCCGCGCCGTTGCACGCATTCATGCGGATGGGCGAGTCGAACACCGGACAGACCCGGATTGGTTCACTGACTACCAGCGCCGCGAAACCGTGGAATGGGAACCTGTGCGGGAGGCTGCAGAATGA
- a CDS encoding fumarate hydratase C-terminal domain-containing protein, producing the protein MSPREIVLSTTPTDEDIAQLRLGDVVYLSGLMYTAREGVYMRALEEQANIPMELPSQSAANFHCSPAARINPDGSFDMGAVTATASFRFAKWLPEWMAKTGAKLIVGKGGMSSKDYKEYFVPNGAVYLSTVGYGTGALLGRGVENVEAVHWNEELGLAQAMWVIKCNRMGPFIVASDLNGNCLFERENAKIAENVARVYEGTKPAVLKRYGESDDRTDEVI; encoded by the coding sequence ATGAGCCCGCGCGAGATTGTCCTTTCGACCACCCCCACCGATGAAGACATCGCACAGCTTCGCCTTGGCGACGTCGTTTACCTCTCTGGCCTGATGTACACCGCGCGGGAAGGCGTCTACATGCGCGCGCTGGAGGAGCAGGCGAATATTCCGATGGAATTGCCGTCGCAATCGGCGGCGAACTTCCACTGTTCTCCGGCCGCTCGCATCAATCCGGATGGATCGTTCGATATGGGGGCCGTGACCGCAACGGCCAGCTTCCGCTTTGCCAAATGGCTGCCCGAATGGATGGCGAAGACCGGCGCGAAGCTGATCGTGGGCAAGGGCGGGATGTCGTCGAAGGATTACAAGGAATACTTCGTGCCCAATGGGGCGGTTTATCTGAGCACCGTGGGCTACGGCACCGGCGCGCTTTTGGGGCGCGGGGTGGAGAATGTCGAAGCGGTGCATTGGAATGAGGAACTGGGCCTCGCGCAGGCGATGTGGGTGATCAAGTGCAACAGGATGGGGCCGTTTATTGTGGCGTCAGACCTGAACGGGAACTGCCTGTTCGAGCGTGAAAACGCGAAGATCGCCGAGAATGTCGCGCGTGTGTATGAAGGCACGAAGCCGGCTGTGTTGAAGCGCTATGGCGAAAGCGATGATCGTACGGACGAAGTGATCTAG
- a CDS encoding branched-chain amino acid ABC transporter permease, with amino-acid sequence MLGLNAKDARLYIIVLVMLVFAPFFLNPFPEGSGLAQFNAGYPDMMQRLVIFGLFAVGFNILFGLTGYLSFGHAAFLGVGSYAGVWMFKLLTMNVIPALIVSTIAAGLFSLLIGYISLRRSGIYFSILTLAFAQMCYSLAYSVLTPITGGETGLQLALDDPRIIGVQQTAEGNIPVPHLFGLQMNANTTLELGAWSFTFSVGYYFAAVIFALAFYFTIRLFRSPFGLMLRAVKSNQSRMSYTGLNARPYTLAAFVISGMFAGLAGGLMVSMDPLAGAERMLWTASGEVVLMTILGGVGTLIGPILGAGVITYLEAIVSTINSTILHEWFGGLPDGLENFMVNILYPFVGKGWHLTLGLVFMVVVIFLPGGIVEGGRKIFGLFSRKQKEPGDVPPNAAAQPGPGE; translated from the coding sequence ATGCTGGGTCTCAACGCAAAAGACGCGCGTCTCTACATCATTGTTCTGGTGATGCTGGTCTTCGCCCCGTTCTTCCTCAACCCCTTCCCCGAAGGCTCGGGTCTGGCGCAGTTCAATGCGGGCTATCCCGACATGATGCAACGCCTTGTGATCTTCGGCCTCTTCGCGGTGGGCTTTAACATCCTTTTCGGGCTGACGGGCTACCTGTCGTTCGGCCACGCTGCCTTCTTGGGTGTGGGTTCCTATGCAGGGGTCTGGATGTTCAAACTCCTGACGATGAACGTCATCCCGGCATTGATCGTATCGACCATTGCGGCGGGTCTGTTCTCTTTGCTGATCGGGTACATCTCCCTACGGCGTTCGGGCATCTACTTCTCGATCCTGACGCTCGCTTTCGCGCAAATGTGCTACAGCCTCGCCTATTCGGTTCTGACGCCCATCACGGGCGGTGAGACCGGCTTGCAATTGGCTTTGGATGATCCGCGCATCATCGGCGTGCAGCAAACGGCGGAGGGCAATATCCCGGTGCCACACCTGTTCGGCCTGCAGATGAACGCCAACACCACGTTGGAGCTTGGCGCTTGGTCGTTCACCTTCTCTGTCGGTTACTATTTCGCTGCCGTCATCTTCGCACTGGCCTTCTACTTCACCATCCGCCTCTTCCGGTCGCCCTTTGGCCTGATGCTTCGCGCGGTGAAATCGAACCAGAGCCGGATGAGCTATACCGGTCTCAATGCGCGGCCCTATACGCTGGCGGCTTTCGTGATCTCCGGCATGTTCGCAGGTCTCGCAGGCGGTCTGATGGTCTCCATGGACCCGCTGGCCGGGGCCGAGCGGATGCTTTGGACAGCCTCGGGTGAAGTGGTCCTTATGACGATCCTCGGCGGTGTCGGGACGTTGATCGGCCCCATTCTGGGCGCTGGCGTGATCACCTATCTTGAGGCGATCGTTTCCACAATTAACTCGACCATCCTGCACGAATGGTTCGGCGGTTTGCCGGATGGGTTGGAAAACTTCATGGTGAACATCCTTTACCCCTTCGTAGGCAAAGGCTGGCACCTGACCCTCGGCCTTGTCTTCATGGTCGTGGTGATCTTCCTGCCCGGCGGCATTGTTGAGGGGGGCCGCAAGATCTTCGGCCTGTTCTCCCGCAAACAGAAAGAACCGGGTGACGTGCCCCCCAACGCAGCAGCCCAACCGGGCCCCGGTGAGTAA
- a CDS encoding ABC transporter ATP-binding protein, protein MGILEVQNINKRFGGLQALGDVNLSVQEGSCHAIIGPNGAGKSTLLNVLVGKLIPDTGSVTFEEKNVLGRKPHEINQMGISRVFQTPEIFGDLTVMENMLIPCLARRDGSYSLKAFISIPSEKALNTEAEEMLDEVNMLEKRDMQASSLSRGDKRRLEMAMCLVQQPRLLLLDEPTAGMARADTNNTIELLKEIKDKRNITMAIIEHDMHVVFSLADRITVLAQGTPLVEDTPENIKGHPKVREAYLGEAQV, encoded by the coding sequence ATGGGAATTCTTGAAGTCCAGAACATCAACAAACGCTTCGGCGGCCTTCAGGCCCTGGGAGATGTGAACCTGAGCGTGCAGGAAGGAAGCTGCCACGCGATCATCGGGCCGAACGGTGCGGGGAAGTCGACGCTGCTCAACGTGCTGGTCGGCAAACTGATCCCAGATACAGGATCGGTGACGTTTGAGGAGAAGAACGTCCTCGGCCGCAAACCGCACGAGATCAACCAGATGGGCATCAGCCGTGTGTTCCAGACGCCTGAGATCTTTGGGGATCTGACGGTGATGGAGAATATGCTGATCCCATGCCTCGCGCGGCGTGACGGATCCTACAGCCTGAAAGCCTTTATCAGCATACCGTCCGAGAAGGCGCTGAATACCGAAGCCGAAGAGATGTTGGACGAAGTCAATATGCTCGAAAAGCGAGACATGCAGGCCAGCTCACTGTCTCGCGGCGATAAGCGGCGCCTGGAAATGGCCATGTGCTTGGTTCAGCAACCGCGCCTGTTGCTGTTGGATGAGCCGACCGCGGGCATGGCGCGGGCCGATACCAACAACACCATCGAGCTCCTCAAGGAGATCAAGGACAAGCGCAACATCACCATGGCGATCATCGAGCATGACATGCACGTGGTCTTCTCGCTTGCCGACCGGATCACAGTGCTTGCGCAAGGCACACCGCTGGTTGAGGACACGCCCGAAAACATCAAAGGCCATCCCAAGGTACGTGAAGCCTATCTTGGCGAAGCACAGGTCTGA
- a CDS encoding branched-chain amino acid ABC transporter permease, with the protein MESIILQLLNGLDKGSAYALIALGLTLIFGTLGVVNFAHGALFMMGAFIAVTLNMLFGVSFEVEDPTRTDFLGNVMMVDTPYVVYWFGEDFGNWLIDWSVPISVLVAIPVMALIGVAMERGLIRFFYKRPHADQILVTFGLAIVLQEIIKAFYGANPIPTPAPEAFVGSFDVGQLLGFDPFAVMYPYWRLVYFFFAALIIGLVFAFLQFTTFGMVVRAGMADRETVGLLGIDIDKRFVTMFAIAAIVAGLAGVMYTPILSPNYHIGMDFLVLSFVVVVVGGMGSLPGAVAAGFLLGILQSFASMSWIIELIPGINQVVIYLVAIVILLTRPRGLMGRKGVMEE; encoded by the coding sequence ATGGAATCGATCATCCTTCAGTTGCTGAACGGATTGGACAAGGGTTCAGCCTATGCGCTGATCGCACTTGGCCTGACGCTCATCTTCGGCACGCTCGGTGTTGTGAACTTCGCCCACGGCGCGCTGTTCATGATGGGCGCCTTCATCGCAGTGACGCTGAACATGCTGTTTGGCGTCTCGTTTGAAGTCGAAGATCCAACCCGAACGGACTTCCTCGGTAATGTCATGATGGTCGACACGCCATACGTCGTCTATTGGTTCGGAGAGGATTTCGGCAATTGGCTGATTGACTGGTCCGTCCCGATCTCAGTCCTCGTCGCCATCCCTGTCATGGCGTTGATTGGCGTCGCGATGGAACGCGGCCTGATCCGGTTCTTCTATAAACGCCCCCACGCCGACCAGATCCTTGTGACCTTTGGGCTTGCCATCGTTCTGCAGGAGATCATCAAGGCCTTCTACGGCGCCAACCCGATCCCGACCCCTGCCCCCGAAGCCTTCGTTGGTTCGTTCGATGTGGGCCAGCTTCTGGGCTTTGACCCGTTCGCGGTCATGTATCCGTACTGGCGCCTCGTCTACTTCTTCTTTGCCGCGCTGATCATCGGCCTTGTCTTTGCCTTCCTTCAGTTCACGACCTTCGGAATGGTCGTGCGCGCCGGTATGGCAGACCGTGAAACCGTAGGCCTTTTGGGCATCGACATCGACAAACGCTTTGTCACCATGTTCGCCATTGCTGCGATCGTCGCAGGCCTTGCAGGCGTGATGTACACGCCGATCTTGTCGCCCAACTACCATATCGGGATGGACTTCCTTGTCCTCAGCTTCGTGGTGGTCGTGGTCGGCGGCATGGGATCCCTGCCCGGCGCGGTCGCCGCAGGCTTCCTTCTGGGCATCCTTCAAAGCTTTGCCTCCATGTCGTGGATCATCGAGTTGATCCCGGGCATCAACCAGGTGGTCATCTACCTTGTCGCAATCGTCATTTTGCTGACCCGTCCGCGTGGCCTGATGGGCCGCAAGGGCGTGATGGAGGAATAA
- a CDS encoding LysR family transcriptional regulator has translation MTIRLLKTLVAVADTKTFSAAAEAVHVTHAAVSQQMRTLEDDLGLTLFDRSKRTPTLTAAGQQVVERARRLIADYDGLVDAVLSEDGLSGTFKLGVLRTTLTGLTPKAMAILKTRFPEVGLHLRTGLTSALLADLQRGDLDAAITSKPHLLPKGLAFHDLAHEPLELIASPDEQHDDPLTLLANRPYIRFNRNAVVGTLIDNWIVSQGVDVHETMELDSPEAITSMVHANLGVSILPRLAVPPAEAAPVKRLRLGPDAPERVVGLAHAVPPLKAKAIQEVLSALTHVIGTAHDA, from the coding sequence ATGACCATTCGCCTTCTCAAGACCTTGGTGGCTGTCGCCGATACCAAAACGTTCAGCGCGGCGGCGGAGGCCGTGCATGTCACCCATGCCGCCGTCAGTCAGCAAATGCGGACGCTGGAAGACGATTTGGGCCTGACCTTGTTCGACCGCTCAAAGCGCACCCCGACCCTGACGGCCGCTGGCCAACAGGTGGTCGAACGCGCCCGCCGCCTGATTGCAGATTATGACGGGTTGGTAGACGCGGTGCTGTCAGAGGATGGGCTAAGCGGAACCTTCAAACTTGGCGTTCTGCGCACAACCCTGACCGGTCTGACCCCGAAAGCCATGGCGATCCTGAAAACGCGTTTCCCGGAGGTCGGCCTGCATCTTCGGACCGGCCTGACCAGCGCGCTGCTTGCAGATCTGCAGCGCGGTGATCTGGACGCTGCTATCACCTCAAAACCGCACCTGCTTCCCAAGGGTCTCGCCTTCCATGACCTCGCCCATGAACCGTTGGAGCTTATTGCCTCCCCCGATGAACAACATGACGATCCCCTCACCCTGCTCGCAAATCGCCCCTATATCCGGTTCAACCGGAACGCGGTCGTGGGCACGCTGATCGACAATTGGATCGTGTCGCAAGGCGTGGACGTCCATGAAACAATGGAACTCGACAGTCCGGAGGCCATTACCAGTATGGTGCACGCGAACCTTGGCGTTTCGATCCTGCCACGGCTTGCCGTGCCACCGGCTGAAGCCGCGCCCGTCAAACGGCTCAGGCTTGGTCCGGATGCCCCGGAACGCGTCGTGGGCCTCGCGCACGCGGTCCCGCCGCTCAAAGCGAAGGCCATCCAAGAGGTGTTGAGCGCCCTCACCCATGTTATCGGCACCGCCCATGACGCCTGA